From one Coxiella-like endosymbiont genomic stretch:
- a CDS encoding N-acetylmuramoyl-L-alanine amidase family protein: MHHGHVEQAAFVVLKSPDIPSLLVETGFVSNFYEEHKLLNPIYQQRIASALMQGIRAYFVHSPPRGTWLTECKFNQRVQQERYRVSRGNRLTDIAERFSVSLAALKRINHLYSTRIRIGQILLIPKIKQQKNR, from the coding sequence TTGCATCATGGCCATGTGGAACAAGCCGCTTTCGTGGTATTGAAATCTCCAGACATTCCCTCACTTTTAGTGGAAACGGGTTTTGTTTCTAATTTTTATGAAGAGCACAAACTTTTAAATCCGATTTATCAGCAGCGTATTGCCTCTGCTTTAATGCAAGGAATTCGAGCCTATTTCGTCCATAGCCCGCCACGAGGAACTTGGCTTACAGAATGCAAATTTAATCAACGGGTTCAGCAAGAACGCTATAGGGTTTCGCGAGGAAATCGTTTGACTGATATTGCTGAGCGTTTTAGTGTAAGTTTAGCCGCTTTAAAGCGAATCAACCATCTTTATTCTACTCGAATCCGAATAGGTCAGATTTTGTTAATTCCCAAAATTAAACAACAAAAAAATAGATAA